In the Dolichospermum flos-aquae CCAP 1403/13F genome, TCTAACTTATAATACATGAAGTAGGTTGACGTTGAAAATTGTCTTGATAGCCAGGCAATAGGCAAGAGGCAAGATAGGTCAGGTATTGTCAATAAGACCAATAAGAATAAAAATGATCCCAACATTCTAGGACTAACCCTTTCAAAGTGACTAACGGAAATATGCCTTTGCAGTGCTATCCTTGTGAATATTTCGCTCATATTTTGTTTTTTTGGAAGGTTGAAACAACCAATCTTCGTTACAAATTTCACCACCTTGAAAGGGCTAGTCCTAAAATATTAATTTTCAGTGAAAAGACTTGACAAAGAAGCGAAAAAAGCAACTAGATGTTGTATGGTAGTTTTTTACGTAGATTTCAATGACTAATATTTGAATTTATGCAGCAAAGGTTCTTGACTCAAGTTTTACCAAGACTAGCAGCCGTCACCGTATCTTCCCTTTTGACTTTAGGAATTTCTTTAAATGAACCAAGTTATGCCAGAGGTAACAAATTTTTCTGTACCCAAGAGGAAAATGTACCAGTTACCAAGGTTCGCGGTTCACGGGGTGCTGAGACTTTTCTGCGTTGGGTTGTCAAAGATTTTAAGAACTTCCCACCCCAGAAACGCTGTCAAATTGTTACCGCTAAATTACAACGTTATTATGATCAAGGTAAGTTGTTTTTTACTGGCAGAAAGAAGTTTAACGGCTATCCAGTTGTATGTATTGCCAATAAAGAAGGCGCACCTTGTACAGTCGATAATTTATTAGTCACCCTTAAACCGGGAACTGATTTTGAAGAAGTGCTGGTAAGAATGACCGATTTCCGTCGAGGTGCAGGTGATTCTCCAATTAATTTAAGTGGATGTAATCTGATCTCCTACAACGATGAAGGTAATATTTACATAGATGTGAAGAAATTGCTAGATAATGAAACCTGTACTGATAATTAGGTACTGACAATCATTAAATTCCTTGATATTCACGATTTATTTTCTACTTGGGAAATTGGATTAATTTCCTGTCAAAATTCAAAGTTTAGCATTTAACATTTTTGGAATTAATGTCAAACAGGAATTGGTATTGGTTTAGAAGTAAAATTATTTATACTCTAGGATTAGTGATCTGTCTTGGTGGTGTTTCCCTAGCAATATCAAGACAGCAAAGCATTTCTAGTAATTGCAATATTTCTGAATGTCCAATACCAACATCCTCTCAGTCTGAACCTACCCTAACTGTAGAGCAAATACAACAATTAGTACAAAATATAACAGTAAAAATATCAACCAAGCAATTACCCCAAACCTTACTTGGTTCAGGCACTTTACTAAAAAAAACAGACAATATTTATACAGTTATTACTAATGCTCATGTCTTAAGAGCCGCTAAACCACCCTATCAAATTCACACCGTTGATGGATCTATTTACAATGCTGCGGTCTTAACCAAGGCGAAATTTACCCAAGAGGATTTAGCTGTTTTGCAGTTTTCCAGTCATAATGTAGTTTATACAGGAGCTAAGTTAGGAAATACCTCTACGCTGCAAGTTGGGGAGCAGGTATTTGTGGGAGGATTTATATCCAGAGGAACTGCTGATGATATTCCTGAGTCAGAGGTGAAAACAGTCAAAAATAGCTGGTATAGCTTTGTGTTTACTGCTGGTGAGGTTTCCATTTTACTGACTAAGCCTTTAGTGGGAGGTTATCAGATTGGCTATACTAATGATGTTCGTAAAGGGATGAGTGGCGCACCATTGTTAAATATAAAGGGTGAAGTTATCGGTATCAATAGTTTACATAAAAACCCACTGTGGGATAGTTCGGAAGTATATCAAGATGGTTCTCAACCAGAACCACAAGTAGAAAAACTTATTATAGATTCTAGTATGGCTATACCTATTAATCAACAGGTTTTACTACGTCATTTGGAGAGTAACTGATGAGGTTTGGCCGTATCCTATCATCAGTCTTACTGACTACAACAATTGCCATCTTTCCGGTGAATGGTATAGCAGCATTATCAAGTCAAGAAGTTTATGTTATTGCCGAAAAAATAACAGTTCGTATTGATGGTACTAAGTCTGGTTCTGGTATTATCATCAAACGCAAAACTAATAGTCAAAGTTCAGCTTATACTTATACAATTTTGACTAACTGGCACGTTGTTAATTTAGAAGGTAACTATACAGTCCAAATATACAATGGTAGACAATATACCTTTAACCACCGACAAGTAAAACAATTGGGAGATGTGGATTTAGCAGAGTTTACCTTTACCAGTAATCAATATTATGAATTAGCAGAAATGGGAGATTCTGACCAAATTACTGGGGGAGAACCTATTTATGTAGGTGGATTTCCAGAACTAGCTGTTGGACTGACTGAACGTAAATTTGACTTTGACTCAGGGTTGATTACTGGACCACCACAAAAACCAAATCAAGACGGTTATACTTTGCGGTTAGGTACTAAGGTTCTCAAGGGCAAAAGTGGTGGACCAATACTTGATGAAAATGGCAAGTTAGTTGGTATTTACGGTCAGTCGTCCAAAAATATTAATAATCGTGATACTGATACTATTCCATTAGGTATTGCGTTGAAGACTTATTTACAACTTACTGGGACACGGATAAATCCCAGTCCAGCAGTTACGAAAGTTCCCAGTCGAACTACCACCAAAAATCCTCCTCAACCAGTTACTAAAATTTCCAGTCCACCAGTTACAAAAGTTCCTAGCGTTCCTTTCACCCTAGCGAAAACCCTACCTGGAGATTTTTTCTTGGTAACAGCTATTGCTTTGAGTCCCAAGGGCGAAATTCTCGCTAGTGGCAGTAAGAATGGAAGTATTGAACTATGGAATATAGCTACAGGAAGCAAAATCCGCACTCTTCAAGGACACTCCGACCGAATTGAGTCGCTTGCTTTCAGTCCAGATGGTAAAACCTTGGCTAGTGGCAGTAATGACGAGACGATTAAACTGTGGAATGTCGCTACAGGAACGGAAATTGGCAGCCTTCAAGGAAGTTTTTTCTCGGTTTATTCTGTCACTTTCAGTCCAAATGGTAAAACCTTGGCTAGTGGCAGTAGTGATGGGACTATCAAGTTGTGGGATGTGTCCACAACCAAGGAAATACTCACTCTGCCAGGGCATACTACTAAGGTTAGTGCTGTGGCCTTTAGTCCCGATGGCAAAATTTTGGCTAGTGGCAGTGATGACAGGATAATTAAACTATGGAACGTGGCAACAGGTGGAGAAATTCTGACTTTTGACGGACATTCTGATCGGGTTGGTTCTGTGGCTTTCAGTCCCGATGGGAGAATTTTAGCCAGTGGCAGTGATGACAATACAATTAAACTATGGAATGTAGCCACAGGAACGGAAATCCGCACTCTCACAGGTCACTCTAACCGAGTTGGTTCTGTGGCTTTTAGTCCCAATGGGCAAATTTTGGCTAGTGGCAGTGATGACAATACAATTAAATTGTGGAATGTGGCAACGGGAACACAAATCCACACTTTGACAGGTTATGCTGACACCGTTGATTCTGTTATTTTTAGTTCAGACGGCAAAACTCTAGCTAGTGCGAGTAGAGAAAGTAATATTAAAGTTTGGCGGGTGTCTGAGTAGAAGGGGTAGATAGTTTGATTGTTTTTTTCTGTTGTAAAAACAGCGATGAGAATAGGTCTTGATTGTTTAGACAACCCTAAACAAGACCTAGGCTACTCTGATATGGGTATGCTGCGAAATACGGCATTGTAGTATCTCTGATAGTCAACATAAGGATTAACTTTCACTTCAATTGCTGCTATCTCTTTTACTTGTGTTGGTACCTCTTTGAACGTCGCTATTGCTTTCAGAGGAATACCTTTAAGCATCCTTGTATTAGGAGATCCTTCTTCTTTACTTTTGCCTATTTGTGCCTGCTTACAAAAATACTCACTTCCATATACATCAAACATCTTGCTTTCACGGCATATAAAAGATACATCACTATCTTGTTTAGCAGTTAATAGAAAGTGACAATTCACGGTAGAAGAGGAACGTTTACAGCCTTGCAAAGTTACATTAATATGTTCAAATTCTACAGTTTGGTTTTTGGCACTGCTAGGTTTTTGAGAATTCTGCTGAAGTCTGCCGCATACAACATTGCCACTATCGGTAACAACGCACGCCCTTTGTGCTGCTACTGGAGGACTAGAAACGAGTAGACTGGTTAAAGCTACACCTGTGAGAGTGCTAACTTTGGTAAGGTGACGAATGGTACGCATAATCTAATGATGGTAAACATGGGATGATTTGTTAAGTTTATCACTTTTGATTATAGTAATGTATTTTGTTTTTCCTTGATTTTACATAGCTTATTCAATATTTAGTAATACATTAACTAAATTTATGGTTGCTTTTAAAGACCTTAAACCAAGCATTTCCGCTACTTTTTTAGATTTTTCTCAAGGCAACCTACACAGTGATTTTAACTAACTTTGATTTAAACAGGTTGTGTAAACATATTATTTAGCGTCATTTATTTTAAATAACTTAATCATTGCTTCTACCGTTCCTAAGTATTGCTCAAATTCTTTTTCTGTCGCCCTGAAGGTAAGATAGTAACCATTACCTTTTCTGACTGTGCTAATTTCTAAAACTCGAAATTTACATTCATTATCTTGAAAAAAATAAGCGAGTTTGTAGGCTGGAAATTCAGATAAAGTTGTTTCTGGTGTAGTTTCGTCTTTAAGGTTTGAATATGAATTATTAGCTTTGATTTTTGTTATAGTTTTGGCTTTAAATTCATTGAGAGAGAGAATTTTTTCGCCAAATTCCTCCCTATTAACTGTAAATACTGGAAAACAGGAATTCTCAGAATGGATATTTTCGGGTAAAAAGTTGATTAATTCACCGCCAAATTCCCCTGGTGGTTTTTGGGGAGTCCAGTTCTCAGGATATTTAGTATTGGTGTCCTGATATGGATAAGATAAAAAGTTGGGTTGAGGATGTATTATTTGAGATTTTAGCCAGAAAATCACAAGGGTAATAACCGCAACTACTCCTACTCCCGCAACTAAGAATATGTTCTGAGGAATTTTTGTGGTTAGTGGTGGTATTTTTTGCGTTGTTCCTGTAGTTGTTCCTGTAGTTGTTCCTGTAGTTGTTGCTGGTGTTACAAAGAGGAGTTCGTTAACTGCTGCTAATGCTTCTATTGCTGATGGATAACGCTCCTTGTGATTCCGGCGCACCATTTTATCAATAATCTTAGCTAATTTTGTGCTAACATGAGGAGCGTGATCTAGCCAAACAATTTCCTCTGTTTCAGGGTCAATAGGTAATGATATAACAGATGGATTTATACCTGTTAAGGCTTGGATAGCAATGACACCAACTGCATAGATATCAAAACTAAATTGTGGTGGTTTACCATCTTGTTGTTCTTTGGGTGCATAACCATGACTATATATATTAGTAACAACTCGTGGTTGTGCTGGTGGAGTAATTAATAGTGTAGGGATTTCTTTAACTGCTCCAAAGTCAATTAAAACTATTTTCCCATCAGATTCACGTCTCAGAATATTCTCAGGTTTGATATCCCTGTGAATTAAATCATTTTGGTGAACGAAGCTTAAAACTCCTAAAATATCCCGTAAAAGCTCAATTACGTCAGTTTCACTGAGTTGTTTACCGAGTGTTAACTCCTGACTGAGGGCGTGACCTTTAATGTATTCTTGTACTAAATAAAACTCTTGATTTTCCGTAAAGTAATCAAAATATGTAGGAATTTGGTCATGATCACCTAAGTGTTTCAGGTTTTCTGCTTCCCGTTCAAATAATTCTAAGCCTTTTTTCCAGTTCGTTGGATCTACAGGTTTAAACTGCTTAACAACACAAACAGGATTTCCTTGTGTTTTTGTATCCTGCGCTTTGAAGGTAACTCCAAATCCACCGCTACCGAGTTCTTCAACAATTTGGAAACGTCCACCAATAATTTGACCTACAGTAATTTCGTTTGTCATCCCAGTTACGCCCAACATCCGACAATATCTTTATACCATTTATACACCTGGTTACGACTATGGGAGGTGAGGCTTATTAAGATATAGATTTGGGAAGGGTGCATTGATAATATAAATTTTCCAAAAGCCCTAAAATATTATGAAACATTTTCAAAAGCCAATCTTCTAAATTGCCATCCAGCGCAGTAAAATTAATTTATTAATCTATGCTCCAGATCAGGAGGTAATTATCCAACGTTCCACCTCATTCTCTGGACATTCCATGACAATTCCATCATAGACAACGCAGATCAACTTTGCATTAGTCCTAGTTAACGGTTTAAACTCTGTTGATCTAAAATATAAATGATGGTATAATTTTGATAAAACGGATTTTTATTTCTCAATCACCATGAATAAAGTTACATTAGAGATTCCTGATCAATTAATGAATCAATTGCAAAATCAATCTGATTCTTTACAAAATATTTTGCTTAAAGCCTTGGAAGCATATTTAGCGGTAGAACCATCAAATTTAATCAAAACTAAAACTTGGGAACTCTGTGGAAGTTTAGAAATTCCTAATCCTGACCCTGAATTTATAATCAAAGATCAACAAGCAGAATTATCTACTAACTATGCAGAACATATTGATGATATTTTATATTAAAGTCAACTATTTTAATATAAAATCA is a window encoding:
- a CDS encoding COP23 domain-containing protein, whose amino-acid sequence is MQQRFLTQVLPRLAAVTVSSLLTLGISLNEPSYARGNKFFCTQEENVPVTKVRGSRGAETFLRWVVKDFKNFPPQKRCQIVTAKLQRYYDQGKLFFTGRKKFNGYPVVCIANKEGAPCTVDNLLVTLKPGTDFEEVLVRMTDFRRGAGDSPINLSGCNLISYNDEGNIYIDVKKLLDNETCTDN
- a CDS encoding S1 family peptidase, with translation MSNRNWYWFRSKIIYTLGLVICLGGVSLAISRQQSISSNCNISECPIPTSSQSEPTLTVEQIQQLVQNITVKISTKQLPQTLLGSGTLLKKTDNIYTVITNAHVLRAAKPPYQIHTVDGSIYNAAVLTKAKFTQEDLAVLQFSSHNVVYTGAKLGNTSTLQVGEQVFVGGFISRGTADDIPESEVKTVKNSWYSFVFTAGEVSILLTKPLVGGYQIGYTNDVRKGMSGAPLLNIKGEVIGINSLHKNPLWDSSEVYQDGSQPEPQVEKLIIDSSMAIPINQQVLLRHLESN
- a CDS encoding trypsin-like peptidase domain-containing protein, producing the protein MRFGRILSSVLLTTTIAIFPVNGIAALSSQEVYVIAEKITVRIDGTKSGSGIIIKRKTNSQSSAYTYTILTNWHVVNLEGNYTVQIYNGRQYTFNHRQVKQLGDVDLAEFTFTSNQYYELAEMGDSDQITGGEPIYVGGFPELAVGLTERKFDFDSGLITGPPQKPNQDGYTLRLGTKVLKGKSGGPILDENGKLVGIYGQSSKNINNRDTDTIPLGIALKTYLQLTGTRINPSPAVTKVPSRTTTKNPPQPVTKISSPPVTKVPSVPFTLAKTLPGDFFLVTAIALSPKGEILASGSKNGSIELWNIATGSKIRTLQGHSDRIESLAFSPDGKTLASGSNDETIKLWNVATGTEIGSLQGSFFSVYSVTFSPNGKTLASGSSDGTIKLWDVSTTKEILTLPGHTTKVSAVAFSPDGKILASGSDDRIIKLWNVATGGEILTFDGHSDRVGSVAFSPDGRILASGSDDNTIKLWNVATGTEIRTLTGHSNRVGSVAFSPNGQILASGSDDNTIKLWNVATGTQIHTLTGYADTVDSVIFSSDGKTLASASRESNIKVWRVSE
- a CDS encoding serine/threonine-protein kinase, which codes for MTNEITVGQIIGGRFQIVEELGSGGFGVTFKAQDTKTQGNPVCVVKQFKPVDPTNWKKGLELFEREAENLKHLGDHDQIPTYFDYFTENQEFYLVQEYIKGHALSQELTLGKQLSETDVIELLRDILGVLSFVHQNDLIHRDIKPENILRRESDGKIVLIDFGAVKEIPTLLITPPAQPRVVTNIYSHGYAPKEQQDGKPPQFSFDIYAVGVIAIQALTGINPSVISLPIDPETEEIVWLDHAPHVSTKLAKIIDKMVRRNHKERYPSAIEALAAVNELLFVTPATTTGTTTGTTTGTTQKIPPLTTKIPQNIFLVAGVGVVAVITLVIFWLKSQIIHPQPNFLSYPYQDTNTKYPENWTPQKPPGEFGGELINFLPENIHSENSCFPVFTVNREEFGEKILSLNEFKAKTITKIKANNSYSNLKDETTPETTLSEFPAYKLAYFFQDNECKFRVLEISTVRKGNGYYLTFRATEKEFEQYLGTVEAMIKLFKINDAK